A region of Paralichthys olivaceus isolate ysfri-2021 chromosome 24, ASM2471397v2, whole genome shotgun sequence DNA encodes the following proteins:
- the LOC109646880 gene encoding calsequestrin-2-like, with protein sequence MLHIWLPLLSGLCLHQFLLCRAEEGLEFPNFDGKDRVLDVSERNYKKALKRFDLLCLFYHEPLPANKGLQKRFQMTELVLELTAQVLENKDIGFGMVDSQRDAKVARKLGLEEVGSLYVFKDNRVIEFDGELSADTLVEFLLDVLEDPVEMINNAMELRAFERMEEDIRLIGYFKGEDSYYKAFQEASERFQPYIKFFATFDKSVSKHLSLKMNEVNFYEPFMEEPAVLPGRPLSEMEIVEFVNQHRRATLRKLRAENMFETWEDDMDGIHIVAFAEEEDPDGYEFLEILKDVARDNTNNPELSIVWIDPDDFPLLTTYWEKTFKLDLFRPQIGVVNVTDADSVWLDMSNDEDLPTAEELEDWIEDVLSGRVNTEDDDESADDQEDSDSYVEEDNYESHDQDDEDDGDD encoded by the exons ATGCTGCACATCtggcttcctctcctctccggcCTCTGCCTCCATCAgttcctcctctgcagagcCGAGGAGGGTCTGGAGTTCCCGAATTTCGACGGCAAGGACAGAGTGCTGGACGTGAGCGAGCGCAACTACAAGAAGGCTCTGAAGAGGTTCGACCTGCTGTGTCTGTTCTACCACGAGCCGCTGCCGGCCAACAAGGGTCTGCAGAAGAGGTTCCAGATGACCGAGCTGGTGCTGGAG CTCACTGCTCAGGTTCTGGAGAACAAGGACATCGGTTTCGGGATGGTCGACTCCCAGAGGGACGCCAAAGTCGCCAGAAAACTGG GTCTGGAGGAGGTGGGCAGTTTGTATGTTTTCAAGGACAACCGTGTCATTGAGTTCGATGGCGAGCTCTCAGCAGACACACTGGTGGAGTTCCTGTTGGAT GTGTTGGAGGACCCAGTGGAAATGATCAACAACGCCATGGAGCTGCGAGCCTTCGAGAGAATGGAGGAGGACATCCGCCTCATCGGCTACTTTAAGGGAGAAGATTCAT actACAAAGCTTTCCAGGAGGCCTCGGAGCGTTTCCAGCCTTACATCAAGTTCTTTGCTACATTTGATAAATCT gtttccaaacatctctctCTGAAGATGAATGAGGTGAATTTCTATGAGCCGTTTATGGAGGAGCCGGCCGTCCTGCCGGGCCGACCTCTGTCGGAGATGGAGATCGTGGAGTTCGTCAACCAGCACCGAAG GGCAACACTGAGGAAGCTGCGGGCGGAGAACATGTTTGAGACGTGG GAAGACGACATGGATGGAATACATATTGTTGCATTTGCTGAGGAAGAAGATCCAG ATGGTTATGAGTTCCTGGAGATCCTGAAAGACGTCGCCAGAGACAACACCAACAACCCAGAACTCAGCATCGTCTGGATCGACCCTGACGACTTTCCTCTG CTGACCACCTACTGGGAGAAAACCTTCAAGCTGGACCTTTTTCGTCCTCAAATCGGTGTTGTCAACGTGACAGAT GCGGACAGCGTGTGGCTGGACATGTCCAACGATGAGGACTTGCCCACAgcggaggagctggaggactgGATAGAGGACGTCCTGTCAGGGAGGGTGAACACCGAGGACGATGACGAGTCTGCCGATGACCAGGAAGACTCTGACAGCTACGTCGAGGAGGACAACTACGAAAGTCACGAccaagatgatgaagatgacggTGATGACTAA
- the poglut1 gene encoding protein O-glucosyltransferase 1, translating to MERVWLCGFLWRWMILGLFSVSAAGEEWKKIRESISEAVAGFSPCSPVNCSCHLSVLQHDLRPFKGRISEDFMAATIQRGVGTHYQIIGHKLYREHNCMFPARCSGVEHFILEVIDRLPDLEMVVNVRDYPQVPTWVQPTLPVFSFSKTSDYQDIMYPAWTFWEGGPAVWPIYPTGLGRWDLMRDDLKKSAAQWPWTKKESKGFFRGSRTSPERDPLILLSREAPELVDAEYTKNQAWKSERDTLGSPPAKEIPLVDHCKYKYLFNFRGVAASFRLKHLFLCGSLVFHVGDEWQEFFYAQLKPWVHYVPVKQDLSDVRELLQFVQENDAIAQEIASRGKEFILNHLRMQDVSCYWEKLLTEFSRLLTYKPKRRTDYNQIVHRPRKTEL from the exons ATGGAGCGGGTTTGGCTGTGCGGCTTCTTGTGGCGGTGGATGATTCTCGGGTTGTTCTCggtctctgctgcag GCGAAGAGTGGAAGAAGATCAGAGAAAGCATTTCTGAGGCTGTCGCAGGATTCTCTCCCTGCAGCCCTGTCAACTGCAGCTGCCACCTGAG TGTCCTACAGCATGACCTGCGGCCCTTTAAAGGACGCATCTCTGAGGACTTTATGGCTGCGACCATCCAGAGAGGGGTGGGCACCCACTACCAGATCATCGGTCACAAGTTGTACAGGGAACACAACTGCATGTTTCCTGCCAG GTGCAGCGGAGTGGAGCACTTCATCCTGGAGGTGATCGACAGGTTACCGGATCTAGAGATGGTGGTCAACGTCAGGGATTACCCTCAGGTCCCCACCTGGGTGCAGCCAACCCTGCCTGTCTTCTCTTTCAGTAAG ACCTCAGACTACCAGGACATCATGTATCCTGCCTGGACATTCTGGGAGGGCGGACCTGCCGTGTGGCCCATATACCCCACTGGACTGGGGAGGTGGGATCTGATGAGGGACGACCTTAAAAA GTCAGCAGCTCAGTGGCCGTGGACGAAGAAAGAGTCCAAAGGATTCTTCAGAGGCTCTCG GACCAGTCCAGAGCGAGACCCGCTGATCCTCCTGTCCAGAGAAGCTCCAGAGCTGGTGGATGCAGAGTACACGAAGAACCAGGCCTGGAAGTCTGAGAGG GACACACTCGGGAGTCCCCCGGCCAAAGAAATCCCACTGGTGGATCACTGCAAATACAA GTATTTATTCAACTTCCGGGGCGTGGCGGCCAGCTTCCGCCTCAaacatctcttcctctgtggttcTCTGGTGTTCCATGTGGGGGATGAGTGGCAGGAGTTTTTTTACGCTCAGCTCAAGCCGTGGGTTCACTACGTCCCCGTCAAGCAGGACCTCTCAGATGTCAG GGAGCTCCTACAGTTTGTCCAAGAGAACGATGCCATCGCGCAGGAGATCGCCTCGAG GGGAAAAGAATTCATCCTCAACCATCTGCGGATGCAGGATGTTTCCTGCTACTGGGAGAAACTTCTCACTGAGTTCAGCCGCCTTCTCACCTACAAACCCAAGAGAAGGACCGACTACAACCAGATTGTCCACAGACCCAGGAAGACGGAGCTGTGA